Proteins encoded by one window of Procambarus clarkii isolate CNS0578487 chromosome 92, FALCON_Pclarkii_2.0, whole genome shotgun sequence:
- the LOC123775036 gene encoding uncharacterized protein isoform X3: MSAGWNNRAPAVTQAGCFHSVLSVDGVGCVVIYPVTYERGKYVLYQPFEAIFALNISPLTACCSANGAPSSATEYQRVNDTTSTPQTFSAQTVKKEASPDTLWLSSTQDIIPWKQENEIHGRWYIFQLMLLDPLERIVAELSQWSTSIDISTEFLRNWSPKLTLGITEESSSQNHNYYLILKNVSSMDIRRSLFHLLEDLKHQQRIRVSTGWVRWLTGPKNDCQLDMCISSIKLLLLGSVKEQTTASIWAARMPWLEKPSVALLDINLSNTFTKDRNKVLPVQTNTGVAPKSRLTEPVSGPVTAAGPAPPVTAARPGPPVTAAGPAPRVTAAGPGPPVTAAGPGPPVTAAGPGPPVTAAGPGTPVTAAGPGPPVTAAGPGTPVTAARPGPPATAAGPGPPATAAGPGPPVTAAGPGPPVTASVTPKKSALKIEQDNLRLHAQIRCKCSSPVGVPDKASSSQDCSKCLLTKSSCSEELRSNYQHYGCGVVRNITDEPPLLTPPATASGRSFSQYTFVTPPAQPPASASPASGRSVSQYTFVTPPASPAKGRSINNDTFLTPHTSTPTLPASVQASTSSQNDVQTPQFSHNTSGSSQHRQLLGSVPPPSQNYTLNRTLISKTDKPGLQFSQTDQSGAIHIAAALSCSSTQHNAVHTDINVPVQSDFCPSSSEAKIIRDLQQHHYTDTGQHVAFTVTSRNPLTVQCSVCNTTFPTGSNMQQFQNLRCHMFADSHAANLGALKHGDPVNAIFAWIDGIYKNKFVLKRTFAVCRCDKVEISLLPADNPYHTIHAHINSTKHKTASKKFVESKVITNYFKIKKPRRIKQVSP, from the exons GCTGTTCGGCCAATGGAGCCCCATCGTCTGCCACAGAATACCAGAGAGTTAATGACACCACTTCCACGCCCCAAACATTCTCTGCCCAAACTGTCAAGAAAGAGGCCTCACCTGACACATTGTGGTTATCGTCGACACAAGATATCATTCCCTGGAAACAGGAGAACGAAATTCATGGCCGGTGGTATATATTCCAACTGATGCTGCTCGACCCACTGGAGAGGATCGTAGCAGAGCTCTCCCAGTGGTCCACAAGTATCGACATAAGTACAGAATTCTTAAGAAACTGGAGCCCAAAGTTAACGCTTGGAATCACAGAGGAGAGCTCGAGCCAAAACCACAACTATTACTTAATCCTGAAGAACGTGTCAAGTATGGACATCAGAAGAAGTCTTTTCCACCTCCTTGAAGATCTCAAGCATCAGCAAAGGATACGTGTGAGCACTGGCTGGGTAAGATGGCTCACAGGACCCAAAAATGACTGCCAACTAGACATGTGTATTTCAAGTATCAAACTTCTCCTGCTGGGTAGCGTCAAAGAGCAGACAACAGCTTCCATATGGGCCGCGAGGATGCCATGGCTGGAGAAACCATCAGTGGCGCTATTGGACATCAACTTATCTAACACGTTTACCAAAGACAGAAACAAAGTTTTACCAGTACAGACGAACACCGGTGTTGCACCGAAGTCGAGGCTGACGGAGCCTGTGTCAGGACCAGTAACTGCGGCAGGACCTGCACCACCAGTAACTGCGGCAAGACCTGGACCACCAGTAACTGCGGCAGGACCTGCACCACGAGTAACTGCGGCAGGACCTGGACCACCAGTAACTGCGGCAGGACCTGGACCACCAGTAACTGCGGCAGGACCTGGACCACCAGTAACTGCGGCAGGACCTGGAACACCTGTAACTGCGGCAGGACCTGGACCACCAGTAACTGCGGCAGGACCTGGAACACCTGTAACTGCGGCAAGACCTGGACCACCAGCAACTGCGGCAGGACCTGGACCACCAGCAACTGCGGCAGGACCTGGACCACCAGTAACTGCGGCAGGACCTGGACCACCAGTAACCGCGTCAGTCACACCTAAGAAGTCAGCACTCAAAATTGAACAAGATAATCTGCGTCTGCATGCACAG ATAAGGTGTAAGTGTAGCAGCCCAGTAGGCGTGCCTGATAAGGCAAGCTCCAGCCAGGACTGTAGCAAGTGCTTGTTAACCAAGAGCTCCTGTAGTGAGGAACTACGTTCGAATTATCAGCACTACGGGTGTGGCGTGGTTAGAAATATCACAG ATGAGCCGCCGCTGCTCACCCCGCCAGCCACAGCCAGTGGTCGCTCCTTCAGCCAGTACACGTTTGTCACTCCTCCAGCCCAGCCACCAGCCTCAGCCAGCCCAGCCAGTGGTCGCTCCGTCAGCCAGTACACCTTTGTCACTCCCCCAGCCAGCCCAGCCAAAGGTCGCTCCATCAACAACGACACCTTtctcaccccacacacctcaACCCCAACACTCCCGGCCAGTGTCCAAGCTTCCACATCCTCTCAAAATGATGTCCAAACACCGCAGTTCAGTCACAATACTAGCGGCAGTTCACAGCACAGGCAATTGCTTGGCTCTGTACCACCTCCTAGCCAAAATTATACCCTAAATCGTACGCTAATCTCCAAGACCGATAAACCTGGCCTCCAATTCTCTCAGACCGATCAAAGTGGTGCGATTCACATCGCGGCTGCACTGAGCTGCTCAAGTACACAGCATAATGCTGTGCACACCGACATAAACGTTCCAGTGCAGTCAGACTTTTGTCCTTCAAGCAGCGAGGCGAAGATTATAAGAGATCTCCAACAGCATCACTATACGGACACCGGACAACATGTAGCTTTCACCGTGACTTCAAGGAATCCACTGACTGTGCAATGTAGTGTTTGCAATACAACATTTCCCACGGGAAGCAACATGCAGCAATTCCAAAATTTACGTTGCCACATGTTCGCCGACAGTCACGCTGCCAACCTCGGGGCGCTGAAACATGGGGATCCAGTGAACGCCATATTTGCCTGGATTGATGGCATCTACAAAAATAAATTTGTGCTGAAGAGGACTTTTGCCGTGTGTCGTTGCGATAAGGTAGAGATTAGCCTCCTGCCCGCTGACAACCCCTACCATACCATACACGCCCATATCAATAGCACTAAGCATAAAACCGCGAGTAAAAAATTCGTTGAGAGTAAAGTTATCACAAATTATTTCAAGATTAAGAAGCCAAGAAGGATTAAGCAAGTATCCCCTTAA
- the LOC123775036 gene encoding uncharacterized protein isoform X2, translated as MWSLWAEEPVPTGKNGCQIHGRWYVIEVRIHTRLQPITAKLSQWCYNVDLSEDSLKDWNPSLMLGTTVQSTNKGNFSYLALKNVSHKAPRESFLRLLQDLQTEFKVEITTGWLRSLTGENEDLQFNLTKTELAVLLLGEGNDQIRSSVRLTKIPWAETSETIFLNVSLALTEDELLLCSIEDEVVARPAPQQICSTRSEHVNQSVDQMDGEHEQKNVIKTEPPDHDTEHDEPFSLSPDLFQSYDQRCSANGAPSSATEYQRVNDTTSTPQTFSAQTVKKEASPDTLWLSSTQDIIPWKQENEIHGRWYIFQLMLLDPLERIVAELSQWSTSIDISTEFLRNWSPKLTLGITEESSSQNHNYYLILKNVSSMDIRRSLFHLLEDLKHQQRIRVSTGWVRWLTGPKNDCQLDMCISSIKLLLLGSVKEQTTASIWAARMPWLEKPSVALLDINLSNTFTKDRNKVLPVQTNTGVAPKSRLTEPVSGPVTAAGPAPPVTAARPGPPVTAAGPAPRVTAAGPGPPVTAAGPGPPVTAAGPGPPVTAAGPGTPVTAAGPGPPVTAAGPGTPVTAARPGPPATAAGPGPPATAAGPGPPVTAAGPGPPVTASVTPKKSALKIEQDNLRLHAQIRCKCSSPVGVPDKASSSQDCSKCLLTKSSCSEELRSNYQHYGCGVVRNITDEPPLLTPPATASGRSFSQYTFVTPPAQPPASASPASGRSVSQYTFVTPPASPAKGRSINNDTFLTPHTSTPTLPASVQASTSSQNDVQTPQFSHNTSGSSQHRQLLGSVPPPSQNYTLNRTLISKTDKPGLQFSQTDQSGAIHIAAALSCSSTQHNAVHTDINVPVQSDFCPSSSEAKIIRDLQQHHYTDTGQHVAFTVTSRNPLTVQCSVCNTTFPTGSNMQQFQNLRCHMFADSHAANLGALKHGDPVNAIFAWIDGIYKNKFVLKRTFAVCRCDKVEISLLPADNPYHTIHAHINSTKHKTASKKFVESKVITNYFKIKKPRRIKQVSP; from the exons ATGTGGTCACTGTGGGCGGAGGAACCAGTCCCTACGGGTAAGAATGGATGCCAAATACACGGCCGGTGGTATGTGATAGAGGTGAGGATCCACACCCGCCTGCAGCCAATCACGGCAAAACTCTCCCAGTGGTGTTATAATGTCGACCTTAGTGAAGATTCATTGAAGGATTGGAACCCAAGTTTAATGCTGGGGACTACAGTACAAAGCACAAACAAGGGCAACTTCTCTTATCTGGCACTGAAGAACGTGTCACACAAAGCTCCCAGAGAAAGTTTTCTTAGACTTCTTCAAGACTTGCAGACAGAGTTCAAGGTAGAAATTACCACTGGTTGGTTAAGATCGCTGACGGGAGAGAACGAAGACTTGCAGTTCAACTTGACCAAGACGGAACTGGCAGTACTGCTCCTTGGAGAAGGTAACGACCAAATTAGGTCCTCAGTAAGACTCACTAAGATACCATGGGCAGAGACCTCAGAAACTATATTTTTAAACGTTTCTCTAGCCTTGACAGAAGATGAATTGTTGCTATGCAGCATTGAGGACGAAGTGGTAGCACGCCCAGCACCTCAACAGATCTGTTCTACACGATCAGAACACGTTAACCAATCAGTAGATCAAATGGACGGTGAACATGAGCAGAAGAATGTCATCAAGACAGAACCACCTGATCATGACACAGAACATGATGAGCCTTTCTCACTATCACCCGACCTCTTCCAGTCTTACGACCAAC GCTGTTCGGCCAATGGAGCCCCATCGTCTGCCACAGAATACCAGAGAGTTAATGACACCACTTCCACGCCCCAAACATTCTCTGCCCAAACTGTCAAGAAAGAGGCCTCACCTGACACATTGTGGTTATCGTCGACACAAGATATCATTCCCTGGAAACAGGAGAACGAAATTCATGGCCGGTGGTATATATTCCAACTGATGCTGCTCGACCCACTGGAGAGGATCGTAGCAGAGCTCTCCCAGTGGTCCACAAGTATCGACATAAGTACAGAATTCTTAAGAAACTGGAGCCCAAAGTTAACGCTTGGAATCACAGAGGAGAGCTCGAGCCAAAACCACAACTATTACTTAATCCTGAAGAACGTGTCAAGTATGGACATCAGAAGAAGTCTTTTCCACCTCCTTGAAGATCTCAAGCATCAGCAAAGGATACGTGTGAGCACTGGCTGGGTAAGATGGCTCACAGGACCCAAAAATGACTGCCAACTAGACATGTGTATTTCAAGTATCAAACTTCTCCTGCTGGGTAGCGTCAAAGAGCAGACAACAGCTTCCATATGGGCCGCGAGGATGCCATGGCTGGAGAAACCATCAGTGGCGCTATTGGACATCAACTTATCTAACACGTTTACCAAAGACAGAAACAAAGTTTTACCAGTACAGACGAACACCGGTGTTGCACCGAAGTCGAGGCTGACGGAGCCTGTGTCAGGACCAGTAACTGCGGCAGGACCTGCACCACCAGTAACTGCGGCAAGACCTGGACCACCAGTAACTGCGGCAGGACCTGCACCACGAGTAACTGCGGCAGGACCTGGACCACCAGTAACTGCGGCAGGACCTGGACCACCAGTAACTGCGGCAGGACCTGGACCACCAGTAACTGCGGCAGGACCTGGAACACCTGTAACTGCGGCAGGACCTGGACCACCAGTAACTGCGGCAGGACCTGGAACACCTGTAACTGCGGCAAGACCTGGACCACCAGCAACTGCGGCAGGACCTGGACCACCAGCAACTGCGGCAGGACCTGGACCACCAGTAACTGCGGCAGGACCTGGACCACCAGTAACCGCGTCAGTCACACCTAAGAAGTCAGCACTCAAAATTGAACAAGATAATCTGCGTCTGCATGCACAG ATAAGGTGTAAGTGTAGCAGCCCAGTAGGCGTGCCTGATAAGGCAAGCTCCAGCCAGGACTGTAGCAAGTGCTTGTTAACCAAGAGCTCCTGTAGTGAGGAACTACGTTCGAATTATCAGCACTACGGGTGTGGCGTGGTTAGAAATATCACAG ATGAGCCGCCGCTGCTCACCCCGCCAGCCACAGCCAGTGGTCGCTCCTTCAGCCAGTACACGTTTGTCACTCCTCCAGCCCAGCCACCAGCCTCAGCCAGCCCAGCCAGTGGTCGCTCCGTCAGCCAGTACACCTTTGTCACTCCCCCAGCCAGCCCAGCCAAAGGTCGCTCCATCAACAACGACACCTTtctcaccccacacacctcaACCCCAACACTCCCGGCCAGTGTCCAAGCTTCCACATCCTCTCAAAATGATGTCCAAACACCGCAGTTCAGTCACAATACTAGCGGCAGTTCACAGCACAGGCAATTGCTTGGCTCTGTACCACCTCCTAGCCAAAATTATACCCTAAATCGTACGCTAATCTCCAAGACCGATAAACCTGGCCTCCAATTCTCTCAGACCGATCAAAGTGGTGCGATTCACATCGCGGCTGCACTGAGCTGCTCAAGTACACAGCATAATGCTGTGCACACCGACATAAACGTTCCAGTGCAGTCAGACTTTTGTCCTTCAAGCAGCGAGGCGAAGATTATAAGAGATCTCCAACAGCATCACTATACGGACACCGGACAACATGTAGCTTTCACCGTGACTTCAAGGAATCCACTGACTGTGCAATGTAGTGTTTGCAATACAACATTTCCCACGGGAAGCAACATGCAGCAATTCCAAAATTTACGTTGCCACATGTTCGCCGACAGTCACGCTGCCAACCTCGGGGCGCTGAAACATGGGGATCCAGTGAACGCCATATTTGCCTGGATTGATGGCATCTACAAAAATAAATTTGTGCTGAAGAGGACTTTTGCCGTGTGTCGTTGCGATAAGGTAGAGATTAGCCTCCTGCCCGCTGACAACCCCTACCATACCATACACGCCCATATCAATAGCACTAAGCATAAAACCGCGAGTAAAAAATTCGTTGAGAGTAAAGTTATCACAAATTATTTCAAGATTAAGAAGCCAAGAAGGATTAAGCAAGTATCCCCTTAA
- the LOC123775036 gene encoding uncharacterized protein isoform X1 translates to MYSVGATSSVPQYYTQVVPLTIMWSLWAEEPVPTGKNGCQIHGRWYVIEVRIHTRLQPITAKLSQWCYNVDLSEDSLKDWNPSLMLGTTVQSTNKGNFSYLALKNVSHKAPRESFLRLLQDLQTEFKVEITTGWLRSLTGENEDLQFNLTKTELAVLLLGEGNDQIRSSVRLTKIPWAETSETIFLNVSLALTEDELLLCSIEDEVVARPAPQQICSTRSEHVNQSVDQMDGEHEQKNVIKTEPPDHDTEHDEPFSLSPDLFQSYDQRCSANGAPSSATEYQRVNDTTSTPQTFSAQTVKKEASPDTLWLSSTQDIIPWKQENEIHGRWYIFQLMLLDPLERIVAELSQWSTSIDISTEFLRNWSPKLTLGITEESSSQNHNYYLILKNVSSMDIRRSLFHLLEDLKHQQRIRVSTGWVRWLTGPKNDCQLDMCISSIKLLLLGSVKEQTTASIWAARMPWLEKPSVALLDINLSNTFTKDRNKVLPVQTNTGVAPKSRLTEPVSGPVTAAGPAPPVTAARPGPPVTAAGPAPRVTAAGPGPPVTAAGPGPPVTAAGPGPPVTAAGPGTPVTAAGPGPPVTAAGPGTPVTAARPGPPATAAGPGPPATAAGPGPPVTAAGPGPPVTASVTPKKSALKIEQDNLRLHAQIRCKCSSPVGVPDKASSSQDCSKCLLTKSSCSEELRSNYQHYGCGVVRNITDEPPLLTPPATASGRSFSQYTFVTPPAQPPASASPASGRSVSQYTFVTPPASPAKGRSINNDTFLTPHTSTPTLPASVQASTSSQNDVQTPQFSHNTSGSSQHRQLLGSVPPPSQNYTLNRTLISKTDKPGLQFSQTDQSGAIHIAAALSCSSTQHNAVHTDINVPVQSDFCPSSSEAKIIRDLQQHHYTDTGQHVAFTVTSRNPLTVQCSVCNTTFPTGSNMQQFQNLRCHMFADSHAANLGALKHGDPVNAIFAWIDGIYKNKFVLKRTFAVCRCDKVEISLLPADNPYHTIHAHINSTKHKTASKKFVESKVITNYFKIKKPRRIKQVSP, encoded by the exons GTACAGTGTTGGCGCCACATCCTCAGTCCCACAATATTACACACAAGTTGTCCCTCTCACCATCATGTGGTCACTGTGGGCGGAGGAACCAGTCCCTACGGGTAAGAATGGATGCCAAATACACGGCCGGTGGTATGTGATAGAGGTGAGGATCCACACCCGCCTGCAGCCAATCACGGCAAAACTCTCCCAGTGGTGTTATAATGTCGACCTTAGTGAAGATTCATTGAAGGATTGGAACCCAAGTTTAATGCTGGGGACTACAGTACAAAGCACAAACAAGGGCAACTTCTCTTATCTGGCACTGAAGAACGTGTCACACAAAGCTCCCAGAGAAAGTTTTCTTAGACTTCTTCAAGACTTGCAGACAGAGTTCAAGGTAGAAATTACCACTGGTTGGTTAAGATCGCTGACGGGAGAGAACGAAGACTTGCAGTTCAACTTGACCAAGACGGAACTGGCAGTACTGCTCCTTGGAGAAGGTAACGACCAAATTAGGTCCTCAGTAAGACTCACTAAGATACCATGGGCAGAGACCTCAGAAACTATATTTTTAAACGTTTCTCTAGCCTTGACAGAAGATGAATTGTTGCTATGCAGCATTGAGGACGAAGTGGTAGCACGCCCAGCACCTCAACAGATCTGTTCTACACGATCAGAACACGTTAACCAATCAGTAGATCAAATGGACGGTGAACATGAGCAGAAGAATGTCATCAAGACAGAACCACCTGATCATGACACAGAACATGATGAGCCTTTCTCACTATCACCCGACCTCTTCCAGTCTTACGACCAAC GCTGTTCGGCCAATGGAGCCCCATCGTCTGCCACAGAATACCAGAGAGTTAATGACACCACTTCCACGCCCCAAACATTCTCTGCCCAAACTGTCAAGAAAGAGGCCTCACCTGACACATTGTGGTTATCGTCGACACAAGATATCATTCCCTGGAAACAGGAGAACGAAATTCATGGCCGGTGGTATATATTCCAACTGATGCTGCTCGACCCACTGGAGAGGATCGTAGCAGAGCTCTCCCAGTGGTCCACAAGTATCGACATAAGTACAGAATTCTTAAGAAACTGGAGCCCAAAGTTAACGCTTGGAATCACAGAGGAGAGCTCGAGCCAAAACCACAACTATTACTTAATCCTGAAGAACGTGTCAAGTATGGACATCAGAAGAAGTCTTTTCCACCTCCTTGAAGATCTCAAGCATCAGCAAAGGATACGTGTGAGCACTGGCTGGGTAAGATGGCTCACAGGACCCAAAAATGACTGCCAACTAGACATGTGTATTTCAAGTATCAAACTTCTCCTGCTGGGTAGCGTCAAAGAGCAGACAACAGCTTCCATATGGGCCGCGAGGATGCCATGGCTGGAGAAACCATCAGTGGCGCTATTGGACATCAACTTATCTAACACGTTTACCAAAGACAGAAACAAAGTTTTACCAGTACAGACGAACACCGGTGTTGCACCGAAGTCGAGGCTGACGGAGCCTGTGTCAGGACCAGTAACTGCGGCAGGACCTGCACCACCAGTAACTGCGGCAAGACCTGGACCACCAGTAACTGCGGCAGGACCTGCACCACGAGTAACTGCGGCAGGACCTGGACCACCAGTAACTGCGGCAGGACCTGGACCACCAGTAACTGCGGCAGGACCTGGACCACCAGTAACTGCGGCAGGACCTGGAACACCTGTAACTGCGGCAGGACCTGGACCACCAGTAACTGCGGCAGGACCTGGAACACCTGTAACTGCGGCAAGACCTGGACCACCAGCAACTGCGGCAGGACCTGGACCACCAGCAACTGCGGCAGGACCTGGACCACCAGTAACTGCGGCAGGACCTGGACCACCAGTAACCGCGTCAGTCACACCTAAGAAGTCAGCACTCAAAATTGAACAAGATAATCTGCGTCTGCATGCACAG ATAAGGTGTAAGTGTAGCAGCCCAGTAGGCGTGCCTGATAAGGCAAGCTCCAGCCAGGACTGTAGCAAGTGCTTGTTAACCAAGAGCTCCTGTAGTGAGGAACTACGTTCGAATTATCAGCACTACGGGTGTGGCGTGGTTAGAAATATCACAG ATGAGCCGCCGCTGCTCACCCCGCCAGCCACAGCCAGTGGTCGCTCCTTCAGCCAGTACACGTTTGTCACTCCTCCAGCCCAGCCACCAGCCTCAGCCAGCCCAGCCAGTGGTCGCTCCGTCAGCCAGTACACCTTTGTCACTCCCCCAGCCAGCCCAGCCAAAGGTCGCTCCATCAACAACGACACCTTtctcaccccacacacctcaACCCCAACACTCCCGGCCAGTGTCCAAGCTTCCACATCCTCTCAAAATGATGTCCAAACACCGCAGTTCAGTCACAATACTAGCGGCAGTTCACAGCACAGGCAATTGCTTGGCTCTGTACCACCTCCTAGCCAAAATTATACCCTAAATCGTACGCTAATCTCCAAGACCGATAAACCTGGCCTCCAATTCTCTCAGACCGATCAAAGTGGTGCGATTCACATCGCGGCTGCACTGAGCTGCTCAAGTACACAGCATAATGCTGTGCACACCGACATAAACGTTCCAGTGCAGTCAGACTTTTGTCCTTCAAGCAGCGAGGCGAAGATTATAAGAGATCTCCAACAGCATCACTATACGGACACCGGACAACATGTAGCTTTCACCGTGACTTCAAGGAATCCACTGACTGTGCAATGTAGTGTTTGCAATACAACATTTCCCACGGGAAGCAACATGCAGCAATTCCAAAATTTACGTTGCCACATGTTCGCCGACAGTCACGCTGCCAACCTCGGGGCGCTGAAACATGGGGATCCAGTGAACGCCATATTTGCCTGGATTGATGGCATCTACAAAAATAAATTTGTGCTGAAGAGGACTTTTGCCGTGTGTCGTTGCGATAAGGTAGAGATTAGCCTCCTGCCCGCTGACAACCCCTACCATACCATACACGCCCATATCAATAGCACTAAGCATAAAACCGCGAGTAAAAAATTCGTTGAGAGTAAAGTTATCACAAATTATTTCAAGATTAAGAAGCCAAGAAGGATTAAGCAAGTATCCCCTTAA